Genomic window (Enterobacteriaceae bacterium 4M9):
CCGATATCACCAACGCGGTTAACACCACGCTTACCGACACCATTGCCGAGATGGCGCAGGACACCAGCGTTCACGACTTTATTAAGCAGAACGCACGTTAATTGCCTCACTCCAGGCCCGACGCTGTCGGGCCTGTCACCGGATTGACCATGTCGAGCAATACACTACAACTTTTCCGCCAGCCGAAATCGGCCATTCTGTTAATTCTGGGCTTCGCGTCCGGTCTGCCTCTTGCCCTCACCTCCGGCACGCTACAGGCGTGGATGACCGTTGAAGGCATTGATTTAAAAACCATTGGCTTCTTCTCGCTGGTCGGCCAGGCTTACGTATTTAAGTTTCTCTGGTCGCCCGCGATGGACCGTTTTACGCCGCCGCTGCTCGGCAGGCGGCGCGGCTGGCTTATCATTACCCAGTTACTGTTGATGGCAGGTATTGCCGCAATGGGCTTTCTTGACCCTACCAGCCAGCTACGCTGGATGGCGGCGCTGGCTGTGCTGATTGCCTTTTGCTCTGCCTCGCAGGATATCGTGTTCGATGCCTGGAAAACCGACGTACTGCCGCCGGAAGAACGCGGCTCCGGCGCCGCCATCAGTGTGCTGGGCTATCGCCTGGCGATGCTGGTTTCCGGCGGGCTGGCGCTGTGGATGGCGGACAAATACCTCGGCTGGCAAGCCACCTACTGGCTGATGGCTGCACTGCTGATTCCGTGCATTATCGCAACCTTATTGGCGCCGGAGCCAACCGACGCCATTGCTGCGCCCAAAACCTTAGAAGAAGCGGTGATGGCCCCGTTGCGCGACTTCTTTGGCCGCAATAACGCCTGGCTGATTTTGCTGCTGATTGTGATGTACAAGCTTGGTGATGCTTTCGCCATGAGCCTGACCACCACCTTTTTAATCCGCGGCGTTGGCTTTGATGCCGGTGAAGTCGGCATGGTTAACAAAACGCTGGGTCTGTTTGCAACAATTGTTGGCGCGCTCTACGGCGGCGTGCTGATGCAGCGCCTGAGTCTGTTCCGTGCGCTGCTTATCTTCGGTATTTTGCAGGGCGTGTCGAACGCCGGTTACTGGATGCTGGCGGTCACGGACAAAAACATCATCACGATGGGCAGCGCCGTCTTTTTTGAAAATCTGTGCGGCGGCATGGGTACCGCAGCCTTCGTGGCGCTGTTAATGACGCTGTGCAACAAATCGTTTTCTGCCA
Coding sequences:
- the ampG gene encoding muropeptide MFS transporter AmpG gives rise to the protein MSSNTLQLFRQPKSAILLILGFASGLPLALTSGTLQAWMTVEGIDLKTIGFFSLVGQAYVFKFLWSPAMDRFTPPLLGRRRGWLIITQLLLMAGIAAMGFLDPTSQLRWMAALAVLIAFCSASQDIVFDAWKTDVLPPEERGSGAAISVLGYRLAMLVSGGLALWMADKYLGWQATYWLMAALLIPCIIATLLAPEPTDAIAAPKTLEEAVMAPLRDFFGRNNAWLILLLIVMYKLGDAFAMSLTTTFLIRGVGFDAGEVGMVNKTLGLFATIVGALYGGVLMQRLSLFRALLIFGILQGVSNAGYWMLAVTDKNIITMGSAVFFENLCGGMGTAAFVALLMTLCNKSFSATQFALLSALSAVGRVYVGPIAGWFVEGHGWPTFYLFSVVAAVPGIVLLLICRHTLEYTQRTESFMPRTEYASAYRFALGVLALGCLLLAAWLVVLIINALGLADLPFDVLLLEAGALLAVGGILFGGILDYTALKRSRLL